A genome region from Arachis duranensis cultivar V14167 chromosome 8, aradu.V14167.gnm2.J7QH, whole genome shotgun sequence includes the following:
- the LOC107461996 gene encoding transcription repressor OFP8, which yields MSSNKKGIMRTILLSSNGGCGCGKQKPSEVHQPAPKPKISVYQTTNPSTSSTTSGDPADDEDFTSTTISDTDTHHQDYSNNNKSIIAKNNNVSSSFTKPNPNIVDSIAVEKESTDPYRDFRYSMLQMILQKEIFSESGLQELLQCFLELNSPCQHQIIVQAFMEICEETFPKKFCDGEPSSRK from the coding sequence atGTCTTCCAACAAGAAAGGAATCATGAGAACAATACTACTCTCATCAAATGGTGGTTGTGGCTGCGGTAAACAGAAACCCTCTGAGGTTCACCAACCCGCCCCAAAACCTAAGATCTCCGTGTATCAGACCACAAACCCTAGCACTTCCTCCACCACTTCCGGCGACCCCGCTGACGACGAGGACTTCACCTCCACCACCATCTCCGACACCGACACTCATCATCAAGACTACAGCAATAATAACAAGAGCATTATTGCGAAGAATAATAATGTAAGTAGTTCATTCACGAAACCTAACCCTAATATCGTTGATAGCATAGCGGTTGAGAAGGAATCCACCGATCCTTATAGGGATTTCAGGTATTCAATGCTTCAAATGATCCTTCAGAAAGAGATCTTCTCCGAATCGGGTCTTCAAGAGCTTCTACAATGCTTTCTGGAGCTGAATTCGCCATGTCAGCACCAAatcattgttcaagcattcatggAGATCTGTGAAGAGACCTTCCCTAAGAAGTTCTGTGATGGTGAACCCTCTTCCAGAAAGTAG
- the LOC107462092 gene encoding transcription factor E2FB, whose product MKRQVPLPSTKPPFAPPADYHRFATDHRTTSQNDADAIAVKTPQLKRKSVTTDLEGDSGNVTPASTEAVNSPFRTPISRKTGKASKSSRLTKCNRSGSQIPGSNISSPSANNLAPSGPCRYDSSLGLLTKKFINLIKQAEDGILDLNKAAETLEVQKRRIYDITNVLEGIGLIEKKLKNRIQWKGLDVSRPGQAVDSFASLQAEVENLTNEEHRLDEQIREMQERLRGLSEDENTQRYLFVTEEDIKSLPSSQNETLIAIKAPYCTTLEVPDPDEVVDYPQRKYRIILRSSTGPIDVYLLSQFEEKFEINGVNVAPNIPSRPDFNKHQSTVVSNDRGKDLEMGIQDVYRPSDLSNSHDFAGGITKIVPSDFESDADYWLLSDADVSITDMWRTEPGEVEWHNLDTPKEDYCMTHVSPPPPQTPPSNISEAPSASNPPVA is encoded by the exons ATGAAGCGCCAGGTGCCCCTCCCTTCCACCAAACCGCCTTTTGCTCCCCCCGCAGACTACCATCGCTTCGCCACCGACCACCGCACAACTTCTCAGAACGACGCCGACGCCATTGCCGTTAAAACTCCT CAATTAAAGCGGAAGAGTGTTACAACTGATCTTGAAGGTGATTCTGGTAATGTGACTCCAGCATCCACTGAAGCAGTTAATAGTCCTTTCCGGACACCTATCTCGAGGAAGACGGGAAAGGCAAGCAAATCCTCTCGACTTACAAAATGCAACAGATCAGGATCTCAAATCCCTGGATCAAATATCA GTTCACCATCAGCAAATAATCTCGCACCTTCTGGTCCATGTCGTTATGACAGCTCTTTAG GTCTGTTGACAAAGAAGTTCATCAATTTGATCAAACAAGCAGAGGATGGTATTCTTGATTTGAATAAAGCTGCTGAGACATTAGAG GTACAAAAGAGGAGGATATATGATATAACGAATGTTCTTGAAGGGATTGGCCTTATAGAAAAGAAACTAAAGAACAGAATTCAATGGAA GGGACTGGATGTTTCAAGACCAGGGCAGGCTGTTGATAGTTTTGCTAGTTTACAG GCTGAAGTAGAAAATCTTACAAATGAGGAGCACCGGTTAGACGAGCAAATAAG AGAGATGCAAGAAAGATTAAGAGGTCTTAGTGAAGATGAAAACACTCAAAG GTATCTTTTTGTCACTGAGGAAGATATAAAGAGTTTGCCCTCATCTCAG AATGAAACCTTGATAGCAATTAAAGCTCCATATTGCACCACTTTGGAGGTCCCTGATCCTGATGAG GTTGTTGATTATCCTCAGAGGAAATACAGGATTATCCTGAGAAGCTCAACGGGCCCAATAGACGTTTATCTTCTTAG TCAATTTGAAGAGAAATTTGAGATTAATGGTGTTAATGTGGCCCCAAATATTCCATCAAGACCAGATTTCAATAAGCACCAATCAACAGTGGTCTCAAATGATAGAGGCAAGGACCTTGAAATGGGGATACAAGATGTATATAGGCCTTCAGATTTATCTAATTCACATGATTTTGCGGGTGGGATCACGAAGATTGTTCCTTCAGATTTTGAG AGTGACGCTGATTACTGGCTTTTATCGGATGCCGATGTTAGCATAACAGACATGTGGAGGACAGAAC CCGGCGAAGTTGAATGGCATAATCTGGATACTCCAAAAGAAGATTATTGTATGACTCATGTGAGCCCACCACCTCCCCAAACCCCTCCCTCAAACATAAGTGAAGCACCTTCGGCATCTAACCCTCCTGTAGCTTGA
- the LOC107461979 gene encoding uncharacterized protein LOC107461979 — translation MAKSERLKSFRCKQPQLRVDKYKCLHESLINEDVDAARLSKKTILPSTFTGGPRYMMNNCKDAFVIYIYARYPNYFITMTCNPKWDEIKREVTPIGLKTEDRPDILCRVFKIKLDGLIDDLKEKKNFDVCTIEFQKRVLSHAHILLFMSNKFKPQTLDDINKHITAEIPHKNEMSNLRGTVQNYMKPHKLLRKLGITTIVGTSRHVRQSGLFGYEIQEKESFVIRLPFHLEDEQLMVYSETSNVNDIVERAISQVHVFGTDGGEHVISLCSKSDLC, via the exons ATGGCAAAATCAGAGAGGTTAAAATCCTTTAGGTGTAAACAACCACAGTTGAGGGTTGATAAATACAAATGTCTGCATGAAAGTCTTATAAACGAGGATGTAGATGCTGCAAGGCTTAGCAAAAAAACCATTCTTCCCAGTACTTTTACTGGTGGACCTAGGTACATGATGAATAATTGTAAAGATGCATTTGTAATTTACATATATGCAAGATATCCTAACTATTTTATCACTATGACCTGTAACCCTAAATGGGATGAGATAAAAAGAGAAGTGACTCCCATTGGATTAAAGACAGAAGATCGCCCTGATATATTGTGTCGAGTTTTCAAGATCAAACTTGATGGCTTGATTGATGacctaaaagagaaaaaaaattttg atGTTTGCACTATAGAGTTTCAAAAGAGAGTACTTTCGCATGCGCATATCCTTTTATTCATGAGTAACAAGTTCAAGCCACAAACACTAGATgacataaacaaacatataacAGCTGAGATTCCTCATAAAAATGAAATGTCAAATCTACGTGGAACTGTTCAAAATTACATG AAGCCACACAAGCTGTTGAGGAAATTAGGAATTACTACGATTGTAGGTACATCTCGACATGTGAGGCAGTCTGGTTTATTTGGATATGAAATCCAAGAGAAAGAATCATTTGTGATTAGACTTCCATTCCATTTGGAGGATGAGCAACTTATGGTTTATAGTGAAACTTCTAATGTGAATGATATCGTCGAAAGAGCAATATCTCAAGTTCATGTTTTTGGGACGGATGGCGGCGAACATGTCATATCTCTATGCTCGAAGTCTGACTTATGCTGA